In Helicobacteraceae bacterium, the DNA window CGTTTCGCGCGAGCGGTTTAGACGGCTATTCGCGAAAGAAAGGCTTCGACTTTGGCTATCTGCTCTTGAACGGCGCTTATAGCCGTTCCGCCCTCGCTTTTTCTCGCGTTCATCGATTCAAAAACGTTCAGCGCGAAAACAAGATCGGCTAAACGATCGTCGATTTTCGCCAAATCCTCGCTAGTTAGCTCGCTTAAATCTACGCCTTTTTGATCGGCGAGCGCGACGGCTTTGCGCGCTAGATGGTGCGCGTCTCTGAACGCTATGCCTTTTTTAACCGCCGCGTCGGCTAGATCGGTGGCGGTTAAATGTCCGCGCTTGCAGGCTTTGAGCATAGCTTCGGCGTTGAACTTCGTATCCTTATCGCCGATCATTTCGGTAAAAATCTCAAGCGAATCGCTTAATGTTTTCACCGCGTCGAAAACGCCGCGCTTGTCCTCTTGCATATCCTTATTGTATGCGAGCGGCAGCCCTTTCATCGTCGTAAATAGCGCGATTAGGCTTCCGTATATACGCCCCGTTTTAGCGCGTATTAGCTCCGCTACGTCGGGATTGCGTTTTTGCGGCATAATCGAACTGCCCGTCGTAAATCGATCGCTGATTTTGATAAAACCAAACTCGCTTGACGACCACAATATTAGCTCCTCGCAAAAACGGCTTAGGCGCGTCTGAACGAGGCTCGCGTTGAAAAGTAGCTCCAGCGCGAAATCGCGATCGGACACGCCGTCCATCGCGTTTATGGTTACGCCGTCGAAGCCTAACTCTTTAGCGACGGCTTGGCGATCGATCGGGTGCGCCGTTCCGGCTAGCGCCGCGCCGCCAAGCGGCGAGATATTGTTGCGTTTGCGGCTGTTTTCAAAGCGCTCAAAATCGCGCGTAAGCATAACGATATAGGCAAGCAGATGGTAGGCTAAGCTGATTGGTTGCGCGTGTTGCAAGTGGGTAAAACCGGGCATAAGCGTTTTTGTATGATCTTTCGCGATCGCGAGCAGCGTTCGCATAAGTTTGATCAGCAGTTTTTCTATCGCGCGGTTTTGGCGCAGACACCAGAGCCGAAAATCCAGCGCGACCTGATCGTTGCGGCTCCGCGCGGTATGAAGCCGCTTGCCCGCTTCGCCGACGATCTTTGTTAGGCGTTTTTCGATCGCCATATGTATATCCTCGTCGGATAGGTTAAACTCAAACTCGCCGCGTTCGATTTCGCCTTTAATCCGCGTTAAACCCCGCTCTATCGCCTCAAAATCGCCGCGTTCGATAATCCCTTGCGCGGCGAGCGCTCTAGCGTGCGCGATCGAGCCTTCTATATCCTCGCGATACAGCGCGCGATCAACGTCGATCGAGGCGTTGAACCTATCGAGCGGCTCGCTTGTTTCCTCCTCGCCGTCGCCCCACAATTTTTTGCTCATCTTGCCATCTCCATAACGCGCAGTTCGCGAATTACATTGACTTTTATCTCGCCCGGATACTGCATTTTCCGCTCGATTTCGCCCGCGATCTCCTTGCTTAGCAAAACCGTTTCCCGATCGTCTATTTCGCTCGCGCTAACGATTACGCGCAGTTCGCGTCCCGCCGCTATCGCGTAAGCCTGCGTAACGCCTTTTTTATTGACGGCGATATTCTCAAGCTCTTGAACGCGCTTAAGATAACCTTCCAGCACGTCGCGTCGCGCGCCCGGGCGCGCCGCGCTAAGCGCGTCGGAAGCGCACACCGCCGCCGCTTCGATCGTAAGCGGCTCCTCGTGTCCGTGGTGCGCCATAATCGCGTTTAGCACGACGTCGCCCTCTCCAAAACGTTGGCATATATCAAAGCCTAGCGTTACGTGGTTTCCGTCCTGCTCTTGAGTGGACGCTTTGCCTATGTCGTGCAAAAGTCCGGCGCGTTTGGCGAGCTTTTCGTCGCCGTCAAGCTCCGCCGCAATCACGCCCGCTAGATGCGAAACCTCGATCGAATGCGCCAAAGCGTTCTGTCCGTAGCTCGCGCGGTATTTAAGCCTGCCCACAAGCCTAGCTAGTTCGGGGTGTAGATCGCTAACGCCCAAATCGATCGCCACGTTCTGCCCGTCTTCAAATAGGCTCTCTTCAAACTGCGATTTTACGCTGTTGTGTATCTCCTCGATACGCGAAGGCTGAATGCGTCCGTCTTGCAACAAAAGCTCGATCGTGCGCGTGGCGATCGCGCGGCGATAGAGGCTAAAGCTGCTTATAACGATCGCGCCCGGCGTGTCGTCGATCACTATATCCACGCCGAGCAGATTTTCTAACGCTTTGATATTGCGCCCCTCTTTGCCGATGATGCGCCCTTTATAATCCTCGTTGCCGATCGCGATCGTGTTGATCAGCCGCTCGTTGGCAAAATCGCTCGCAAATCGCGTAGTCGCCTGCGCGATAATAAAATTGGCGCGTCGTCTCGCCTCGTTTTTCGCCTCCGTCTCCGCTTTGCGTATGATGTTCGCCGCGTCGAGACGCGCTTTCTCCTCGACTTGAGAGAGCAAGACCTTTTCGGCTTCGGCGGCGGTCATACCCGCCGCTTTTTCGATAGCTATCTGCGCCTCTAGCAGTCGTTGTTCGTTGCGCTTTTGCTGCTCTAGGCTATCCTTTCGCAACTTCGCGACCTCTTTGTGAAGCCTATCTATAGCGCGGCGTTTTTCCTCGATCGCCTCCTCTTTTTGCGCGATCAAGCGCGTTTTTCGCTCCTGTTCGCGCAACGCGGCGCCAAACTCCTCCTCGACGCGCTTTTTTAACTCAAGCTCTTTGGCGCTTAGCTCGACTTTGGCGCGCTCTAAAATCATGCGCGCTTCGTTTTCAATCGCCTTAGCCTTAGCTTTTGCCTGCTCTACCCGCAAGGCGTGCCGAGACAAATTGACTTTACGAGTTACGAACCAAGCTATAAAAGCGCATGCTACCCCTGAAATTACCCCCGCAACGATATGTTCTAAGACCATAACGGTTCCCTAAATTGCAAATAACCTTATCGCCGCTCACCAGATAATCCCCCTCAATATCCCAAACGTCGCCGACCTTCGGCGCGCGCAGAAAAAACGGTTCTACAAAAATCACTGTCGGCTTTTTAACTAAATCGCAAACAAAACGATCATACATGCCTTTGCCATGTCCGACGCGCTTAAAATCGGCGTCCACAGCGACGGCAGGCACGATCAACAGATCGGCTTTTTTAATCTCCCGCAAGCTATTCGCGGGGGTCAAAACACCCAATGATCGACGTTCTAAAGGCAATCGAAATGCTACCATTTTGAAGCTAACGTCCGCGATAAAAGGAGCGTATAATTTTGCCCTCCGTCTTAACGGGCGAAACAGCGGGCGCAAATCCGCCTCAAACCAGAGCGGCAGATAGATCAAAACGCTTTTGAAATCGAGCTTTTTCAGCAATTTCTCTAAGGTTCGGCGCGTTTTCGCGCTCTGCGCGGCGCATACCGCTTTGCTTCTTGATTTTAGTTTTTCTAACGCTCTCGCCCTTATCGTCTCTTTGTCCATTGCGTGAATGCCGTTATGAGATATAATTTCGTTATGGTAACACGGACGCTTTTTTTTATCGTCGCGATCGCTTTGACTTTTAGCGGTTGCGACAATCATCGCGCGTCGATAGCGGGCGCGAAAACGGATTTCGAGCTAAAAACGCTTAACGGAGATATTATTAACGCGCGCATAGAGCCTTCCGACGGGCGGTTTAACGATCTAGTGATCGACAACGACGGCAAACCGACGATCTACGCGTTTTTTACCACGGTCTGCCCCGAATGCGCTAAAGAGA includes these proteins:
- the argH gene encoding argininosuccinate lyase, which translates into the protein MSKKLWGDGEEETSEPLDRFNASIDVDRALYREDIEGSIAHARALAAQGIIERGDFEAIERGLTRIKGEIERGEFEFNLSDEDIHMAIEKRLTKIVGEAGKRLHTARSRNDQVALDFRLWCLRQNRAIEKLLIKLMRTLLAIAKDHTKTLMPGFTHLQHAQPISLAYHLLAYIVMLTRDFERFENSRKRNNISPLGGAALAGTAHPIDRQAVAKELGFDGVTINAMDGVSDRDFALELLFNASLVQTRLSRFCEELILWSSSEFGFIKISDRFTTGSSIMPQKRNPDVAELIRAKTGRIYGSLIALFTTMKGLPLAYNKDMQEDKRGVFDAVKTLSDSLEIFTEMIGDKDTKFNAEAMLKACKRGHLTATDLADAAVKKGIAFRDAHHLARKAVALADQKGVDLSELTSEDLAKIDDRLADLVFALNVFESMNARKSEGGTAISAVQEQIAKVEAFLSRIAV
- the rny gene encoding ribonuclease Y, with the translated sequence MVLEHIVAGVISGVACAFIAWFVTRKVNLSRHALRVEQAKAKAKAIENEARMILERAKVELSAKELELKKRVEEEFGAALREQERKTRLIAQKEEAIEEKRRAIDRLHKEVAKLRKDSLEQQKRNEQRLLEAQIAIEKAAGMTAAEAEKVLLSQVEEKARLDAANIIRKAETEAKNEARRRANFIIAQATTRFASDFANERLINTIAIGNEDYKGRIIGKEGRNIKALENLLGVDIVIDDTPGAIVISSFSLYRRAIATRTIELLLQDGRIQPSRIEEIHNSVKSQFEESLFEDGQNVAIDLGVSDLHPELARLVGRLKYRASYGQNALAHSIEVSHLAGVIAAELDGDEKLAKRAGLLHDIGKASTQEQDGNHVTLGFDICQRFGEGDVVLNAIMAHHGHEEPLTIEAAAVCASDALSAARPGARRDVLEGYLKRVQELENIAVNKKGVTQAYAIAAGRELRVIVSASEIDDRETVLLSKEIAGEIERKMQYPGEIKVNVIRELRVMEMAR
- a CDS encoding 5-formyltetrahydrofolate cyclo-ligase, coding for MDKETIRARALEKLKSRSKAVCAAQSAKTRRTLEKLLKKLDFKSVLIYLPLWFEADLRPLFRPLRRRAKLYAPFIADVSFKMVAFRLPLERRSLGVLTPANSLREIKKADLLIVPAVAVDADFKRVGHGKGMYDRFVCDLVKKPTVIFVEPFFLRAPKVGDVWDIEGDYLVSGDKVICNLGNRYGLRTYRCGGNFRGSMRFYSLVRNS